TTTTGAGCAACAAGCTCGGCCTCAACCAACAGGATGTCGGGTTGTTGCTGGGCATCGCGGTGTTCATCGCCACCCTGCTTGCGCTGTACGGCGGCTACATCATCGACCGGCTGGAAAAGCGCCGGTTGCTGATTCTGGCGATGCTCTCCAGCGCCATCGGTTTCGTGCTGCTGACCTTCGCCAAAGACCTGTACCTGACGACCCTGACCCTGGTCATCACCGAAACCGCGTCGGCGCTGTTCCTGATCGGCTCCAAGGCGATCCTCAGTGAAAACCTGCCCATGGGCCAGCGGGCCAAGGCGTTTTCCCTGCGCTATACGCTGACCAACATCGGCTACGCCACCGGCCCGATGCTCGGCGTGGTGATCGCCGGGGTGTACCCGATTGCGCCGTTTCTGATTGCTGCAGGCATCGCTTTCGGCAGCATCTTCCTGATGATCGGCATCCCGAAGGACGCCAGCCCGGTCGCCGCCATCGGCCAGCCGCAAAGCTTCCTGAAAACCCTCATCACCCTGAAAAACGACCGCACGCTGATCATGTTCACCTGCGGCTGTCTGCTCAGCACCGTGGTCCACGGGCGCTTCACGTTGTACCTGTCGCAATACCTGCTGGTGGTCGAAGACTCGCAGCGCGCCCTGCAAACCATGGCCGCCCTGCTCGCCTGCAACGCCATCGCGGTGATCCTGCTTCAATACCAGATCGGCCGCTTTCTCAACCGGGAAAAACTGCGCTACTGGATCGCCGCCGGCACCAGCCTGTTCATCCTCGGCCTGATCGGCTTCAGCCTGGCGGACAGCCTGGTGACGTGGTGCATCGCGATGTTCATCTTCACCCTCGGCGAGATGATCATTTACCCGTCGGAGTTCCTGTTCGTCGACACCCTGGCCCCGGAAGAACTGCGCGGCAGCTATTACGGCGCGCAGAATCTGGCGGCGCTGGGTGGCGCGTTGAGCCCGGTAATTTGCGGCTTCCTGCTGATGCACACGCCGGCGCCGACTATGTTCTACGCCCTCAGCGCACTGACCGCGATGGGCGGTTTCCTGTGTTTCATGAGCGGGCGGCGCGTGGCTTTACTTCAGAAATAATGCACTGAAACTGCATTTATATGAATTTGTCAGCATCGTGATTGATTGGCACACTGTGCGCGTTCCTCCCCCAATAGTTGGAACACTTCGAAGGACTTTCCGCGTTTACGGACAAGTCCTTTTTTTTGCCCTGAATTTTGCAAAGGATCGATTCTGCATGCTCGCTCGCTGGTTGCCCGCCGCCATCAACACCCGCCCCACCGAATGGAGCCGCGCCGCGATCGGCATGGCCCTGGGCACGTTGTTCAGCGTGTGGGCGTGCAGTCAGGTGTTCGGCATTGAAGTGGCCTACCACCTGATCGGCCCGCTGGGCGCTTCGGCGGTGTTGCTGTTCGCGGTGTCATCCGGCGCCCTCGCCCAGCCATGGTCGATCATCGGCGGCTACCTGTGCGCGGGTGTCGTCGCGTTGCTGGTGGCCCACGTCCTCGGCCGAACCCTCGGCAGTGCGTGCCTCGCGGCGGGCATGGCGCTGATCCTGATGTGCTGGCTGCGCTGCCTGCACCCGCCGGCCGGTGCCGTCGCGTTGACCATGGTGCTGGCCGACCCGATGACCATCGCCATGGACTGGAAAGCCCTGGAACCGGTGATGCTCAGCGCCGCCTGCCTGCTGCTGGCCGCATTGGCCTACAACAATCTGACCCGCATTCGCTATCCAAAACGCCCCGCCGAGCCCGCGCCAATGGTTGCCCCGGTCGACATTCAGGCGATCACCGCCGAAGACTTGAAACGGGCATTGGCGGACATGGAGGCCTTCATTGATGTAACCCCTGAGGATCTCGAACAACTGATCCACGCTAGCGAA
The window above is part of the Pseudomonas fluorescens genome. Proteins encoded here:
- a CDS encoding MFS transporter — its product is MATYSLVIRRLMIVSLTIVVSRAITSPLLTLFLSNKLGLNQQDVGLLLGIAVFIATLLALYGGYIIDRLEKRRLLILAMLSSAIGFVLLTFAKDLYLTTLTLVITETASALFLIGSKAILSENLPMGQRAKAFSLRYTLTNIGYATGPMLGVVIAGVYPIAPFLIAAGIAFGSIFLMIGIPKDASPVAAIGQPQSFLKTLITLKNDRTLIMFTCGCLLSTVVHGRFTLYLSQYLLVVEDSQRALQTMAALLACNAIAVILLQYQIGRFLNREKLRYWIAAGTSLFILGLIGFSLADSLVTWCIAMFIFTLGEMIIYPSEFLFVDTLAPEELRGSYYGAQNLAALGGALSPVICGFLLMHTPAPTMFYALSALTAMGGFLCFMSGRRVALLQK
- a CDS encoding HPP family protein, whose translation is MLARWLPAAINTRPTEWSRAAIGMALGTLFSVWACSQVFGIEVAYHLIGPLGASAVLLFAVSSGALAQPWSIIGGYLCAGVVALLVAHVLGRTLGSACLAAGMALILMCWLRCLHPPAGAVALTMVLADPMTIAMDWKALEPVMLSAACLLLAALAYNNLTRIRYPKRPAEPAPMVAPVDIQAITAEDLKRALADMEAFIDVTPEDLEQLIHASELHARRRSISEVLARS